The Funiculus sociatus GB2-C1 genome window below encodes:
- a CDS encoding Rpn family recombination-promoting nuclease/putative transposase: MKTDSIFYQLFQKFPGIFFELIGQPLSTGDAYEFKSVEVKQTAFRIDGIFLPAEDLPDQPIYFVEVQFQRDTRFYQRFFGETFLYLSQYEQSNDWRGVVLFKTRSQDPGVKSQYRELLTSPRIRRIYLNELGEAAEQSLGVGVVKLIVETRKKAIDTARQLLNKAGQEIADATLRKQIIELIETIVLYKLPEMTRQELEAMFGFSELKQTRIYQEALEEGEMKAKLESVPRLLAMGLTVEQVAQGLGLTEEQVRQASSSGQTSD, from the coding sequence GTGAAAACTGACTCGATTTTCTATCAACTATTTCAAAAGTTTCCCGGCATCTTCTTTGAACTCATCGGACAACCTCTCTCAACAGGTGATGCCTATGAATTCAAATCAGTAGAAGTCAAACAAACTGCCTTTCGCATCGATGGTATATTTCTACCTGCTGAAGATTTGCCCGACCAACCTATTTACTTTGTAGAAGTACAATTTCAACGCGATACCAGATTCTATCAGCGGTTTTTTGGCGAAACATTTCTCTACCTTTCTCAATATGAACAATCAAACGATTGGCGGGGAGTAGTTCTGTTTAAAACTAGAAGCCAAGATCCAGGCGTAAAGTCACAGTATCGGGAGTTACTGACAAGTCCGCGAATTAGGCGGATATATCTAAATGAATTAGGGGAAGCGGCAGAACAATCCCTTGGCGTGGGGGTGGTGAAATTAATCGTAGAAACTAGAAAAAAAGCAATTGATACGGCAAGACAGCTATTAAACAAAGCTGGACAGGAAATTGCCGATGCAACCCTGAGAAAGCAAATTATAGAATTGATAGAGACAATAGTCTTGTACAAGTTGCCGGAAATGACTCGTCAGGAGTTAGAAGCTATGTTTGGATTTAGTGAGTTAAAGCAAACGAGAATCTATCAAGAAGCCCTCGAAGAAGGTGAAATGAAAGCCAAGTTAGAATCAGTTCCCCGCTTGCTGGCAATGGGGTTGACTGTGGAACAGGTGGCTCAAGGTTTGGGGTTGACAGAGGAACAAGTAAGACAGGCATCTTCCTCTGGGCAAACTTCCGATTAA